Proteins from a genomic interval of Candidatus Bealeia paramacronuclearis:
- a CDS encoding TIGR00645 family protein yields the protein MKSSAMPGKLPSQQSGFQRALAGLIFSSRWLQAPLYFGLIVSQCIYIYHFLIDLIHLVSEASTISENEIMLIVLGLIDVVMISNLLIMVIIGGYETFVSRLRMDDHPDSPEWLSHVNANTMKIKLALALIGISSIHLLKTFIFIDQGFDQEGHKISEATVMWQVIIHVTFLVSAIALAYTSKLAQGIAEEA from the coding sequence ATGAAATCAAGTGCTATGCCAGGAAAACTGCCCTCTCAACAGAGTGGATTCCAAAGGGCGTTGGCGGGACTTATTTTCTCAAGCCGTTGGCTCCAGGCGCCCCTTTATTTTGGCCTCATCGTCTCTCAATGCATTTATATTTATCATTTTCTGATTGATCTCATCCATCTTGTCAGCGAAGCCTCAACGATTAGCGAAAATGAGATTATGCTCATTGTTTTGGGACTTATTGATGTGGTGATGATTTCTAATCTTCTTATTATGGTAATTATCGGCGGATATGAAACGTTCGTCTCGCGCCTTCGTATGGATGATCATCCCGATTCCCCGGAATGGCTTTCCCATGTGAACGCGAATACAATGAAGATCAAATTGGCATTGGCGCTCATTGGAATTTCGTCGATCCATCTTTTGAAGACATTTATTTTTATTGACCAAGGATTTGACCAAGAAGGACATAAAATCTCTGAGGCCACGGTGATGTGGCAAGTTATTATTCATGTAACATTTTTGGTTTCAGCCATCGCCTTGGCCTACACATCCAAACTTGCACAAGGCATTGCGGAGGAAGCATGA
- the aspS gene encoding aspartate--tRNA ligase, with amino-acid sequence MTTRTHPYRTHTCGELRIQNAGETVRISGWVHRQRDHGQLLFIDLRDHYGLTQCVVDPESSCFSALEAIRNESVITITGKVVERTADTVNTKMPTGQIEIFIESFELQSAALSPLPLQVNSNAEFPEETRLKYRFLDLRREKMHDNIILRSAVISSLRRRMIEQGFMEFQTPILTASSPEGARDFLVPSRIHPGQFYALPQAPQQFKQLLMVSGFDKYFQIAPCFRDEDGRADRSPGEFYQLDFEMSFVTQDDVFNAIEPVLAGVFHEFGKGRRITETPFPRIPYDVSMLKYGSDKPDLRNPIEIADVSEVFKGSDFGVFSNALEKGSVVRAIPAPHASDRPRSFFDKLNDWARELGAPGLGYIIFSEGSAKGPIAKFLDEDRLEKLKSLANLQDGDAVFFVCDQVKKAEKLAGLARTKIGEDLDIIEKDCFKFCWTVDFPMFEYNEDTKQIEFSHNPFSMPQGGMDALLNQDPLTIKAYQYDIVCNGIELSSGAIRNHLPEVMYKAFEIAGYNNDHVDEKFGGMINAFKYGAPPHGGSAPGIDRIVMLLADEPNLREIVAFPMNQQAQDLLMGAPSSVMDSQLKELNLKVVLPIKEKASA; translated from the coding sequence ATGACGACACGAACTCATCCTTACAGAACTCATACTTGCGGCGAACTGCGTATTCAGAATGCGGGCGAAACCGTGCGGATTTCAGGATGGGTCCATCGTCAGCGCGATCATGGGCAGTTGTTGTTTATTGATCTTCGCGATCATTATGGATTGACCCAATGTGTTGTGGATCCAGAAAGCTCTTGCTTTTCTGCACTTGAAGCGATCCGCAATGAAAGTGTGATTACAATTACCGGAAAAGTTGTGGAGAGGACAGCAGATACGGTTAATACCAAAATGCCTACCGGGCAAATTGAGATTTTTATCGAGAGCTTTGAACTGCAATCTGCAGCGCTTTCACCTTTGCCCTTACAAGTCAATAGTAACGCAGAATTTCCTGAAGAAACCCGCCTGAAATATCGTTTTTTGGATTTGCGTCGCGAGAAAATGCACGACAATATCATTCTGCGGTCGGCCGTTATTTCCTCCCTGCGTCGTCGGATGATCGAACAAGGCTTTATGGAGTTTCAAACTCCGATTTTAACAGCCAGTTCTCCTGAAGGTGCTCGCGACTTCTTGGTGCCAAGCCGCATTCATCCAGGTCAATTTTATGCGCTTCCTCAAGCGCCGCAACAATTCAAACAGCTTTTGATGGTCTCGGGATTTGATAAATATTTCCAAATCGCACCTTGTTTCCGGGACGAAGATGGTCGTGCGGACCGCTCTCCCGGAGAATTTTACCAGCTCGATTTTGAGATGTCATTTGTCACTCAAGACGATGTTTTTAATGCGATTGAGCCTGTTTTGGCTGGCGTCTTTCATGAATTTGGCAAAGGGCGCCGGATTACAGAAACGCCATTCCCACGCATTCCTTATGATGTCTCCATGCTCAAATATGGATCCGACAAACCGGATCTTCGAAATCCCATTGAGATTGCGGATGTCTCTGAAGTCTTTAAAGGCTCAGATTTTGGGGTTTTTTCAAATGCCCTTGAAAAAGGTTCTGTTGTACGCGCGATTCCCGCACCTCACGCTTCTGATCGCCCCCGTTCTTTCTTTGACAAGCTCAATGATTGGGCCCGGGAATTGGGCGCGCCTGGTTTGGGATATATTATTTTCTCAGAAGGTTCGGCCAAGGGGCCCATTGCAAAATTCTTGGATGAGGATCGCCTTGAAAAACTCAAATCTTTGGCCAACCTTCAAGACGGGGATGCTGTTTTCTTCGTCTGCGACCAAGTTAAAAAAGCCGAGAAATTGGCAGGTTTGGCCCGCACAAAAATTGGAGAAGATCTCGATATTATCGAAAAGGATTGCTTTAAGTTCTGTTGGACAGTGGATTTCCCCATGTTTGAATATAACGAGGACACAAAGCAAATCGAATTCTCACACAACCCCTTTTCCATGCCGCAAGGGGGAATGGACGCGCTTTTAAATCAAGATCCTCTCACTATCAAAGCGTATCAATATGACATCGTTTGTAATGGTATTGAGCTCTCAAGTGGCGCGATTCGAAATCATTTGCCAGAAGTTATGTACAAGGCTTTTGAGATTGCAGGATATAACAATGATCACGTTGATGAAAAATTCGGCGGCATGATCAACGCCTTTAAATATGGGGCCCCACCTCATGGCGGTTCAGCGCCTGGGATTGATCGCATTGTGATGCTTTTGGCCGATGAGCCCAACTTGCGCGAAATTGTGGCATTTCCCATGAACCAGCAAGCGCAAGATCTTTTGATGGGAGCGCCTTCCTCTGTGATGGATTCTCAACTCAAAGAATTGAATTTAAAAGTGGTATTGCCCATCAAAGAAAAAGCTTCAGCCTAA
- the fdxA gene encoding ferredoxin FdxA: MTYVVTESCIKCKYTDCVEVCPVDCFYEGENMLMINPEECIDCGVCEPECPIEAIQPDTKEGMEKWVAINAEFSKIWPNITRKKEAYPDADNWAKVKNKYPSEFNPEKG; the protein is encoded by the coding sequence ATGACCTACGTTGTGACGGAATCGTGCATTAAATGTAAGTACACCGATTGTGTGGAAGTCTGCCCTGTGGATTGCTTTTACGAGGGCGAGAATATGCTCATGATCAATCCTGAAGAATGTATTGACTGTGGTGTGTGCGAACCGGAATGTCCGATTGAGGCTATCCAACCGGACACCAAAGAAGGTATGGAAAAATGGGTAGCTATTAATGCGGAATTCTCAAAAATTTGGCCCAACATCACACGAAAAAAAGAAGCCTACCCCGATGCGGACAATTGGGCAAAAGTGAAAAACAAGTACCCCAGCGAATTTAATCCCGAAAAGGGATGA